The stretch of DNA CACAAAGGACATTGTGAAATGGTAAGGACTGCAGGCTCTGGGAAATCTAATGTATAATGCTTATGCCTAGACGCAGCAGTTTTTGGCACAAGTCTGAATTTTTAGGGTGCCCTAAATTGTATGCAACTAACAGCTGGAACCAACTATGTAAGTCACTTTCATCCTATATATTAATTGGTTAAAGGTTCAATGAAATACACATGAAAATgggtaatataattatataacaatggatttttacaaagattttttaaactaattttgcTCTTCCATACAATATAAATTCTCATAAGTCAATTATGAATCAATCTTAAATATAGCAAAATAATTTTGTGGCAAATCACATGCTAGTTTTCAAGTGGTATCTTTAACAACATGACTCCAAACTGCCTTGTCTAATTCTGCTTCTTGCTAAACCACTAGTACAAGCGTATATGATCTGATGGTTATGCAAAATCAAATGtgtgcaataaaagaaaaacttaggTACATACTGAATACATCCTGTAAACCAGTAGACTATAGTGGCAACAACCAATagatcttaaatataaaaaattacatttttgttagCAATATTTCTGCTCCTTTGAACTCTGATTTtgatagtttttctttgtgaGGCTTCATAATCCGCTTGACTTTTAAAACTACATCTTCTATTTCAGTTTCAATTAAATTTACAAGTAAGAAACATCCACGATTGCAATTGATCCAGCTGGGTAATTCTGCCTCTGCTGTACTCAGCAGAATGGAACTGAAAGTGGTTTTGTTTTCTTCTGATctctttttatcacattttatgaTGTAAGTGGCCATCTTCACTGTATAAGCAATGTCAAGAACATGACCTTCACTTCCAGGTATATACTCCCTTGCAAACAATTTGGCAAGTTGTTCAAAGATACTTTTAGTCTCACTGCCTGACAGTGTGTTCAGAGCAGCTCCTATGAACAAGGTCCAATTGGGATTAACAGCCCAATGATCTAAATGCGCCAACAATAACCTCAAAATAGGTAGACGAACAGCATTCTGCAATTCTGCTTGACGAAGGGTTTTGTCTTTCTTGCTGGTTTCATTGCCATCACCTTCTTCCAGCACTTTCACTATACAAGGAGGGAAAAATGTACGATCACGGGGAGCAACAAGATATCTCAAAACTTTCATTCCAGAATCTGATGAAATAAGTTGTGGAAGTTCCTCCATTAATTCATTCAAAACTGCTTTCCTCATAAACTCTGTATCATCTACACAATCAAAGGCAGCCAATAAGACCATATAACCTTGTTTTTCCAAGGCTATTTTTATATAGTGTGTACGAAAAGATTTAAGAATTACCTTTCTATCTTTATTAGTACCATGCCACAAGCATAGCATGGCAACACGTGCACCATCTCTAGTGTGTATAATTGGAGTTAATACCTCTCTCAGTGATTCTATTATGCCTGCTCTGATTTCTTTGGAACAATGAGTAAGAAAATCACGTAGTAGGGTATGAACCATAGTATTTGTAAAGACTCCCTTTTCTATGACCGGTTGTATATACTTATGCATATCTTTCataatgttctctttcttctcagGATGCTTCTTTAGAGCATCATCTAGGCAAGTAATGCCTTCATCATGAAAAAGTCGAAATTCAGGTCCATAAAACTCCTGGACCAGCATGGAACGCTGCTTTGCATTAGCATAGTCATTATATGCAAGTTCAACTACATCACTTGCTGTCTTGTGTTTCATTAATTTGACCACTTGACCTTTCAAAGCAAGAATAATAtggtttttctcttcttttgtcCCATACATAAGCACTTTAAGGACAAAGAATTTTGAATACTTACTTTTACTCAGTTCAACTATGGAATCTTTCAGCTCTTCAAAAAGACATGAACGGTGTTTTTCCTGACCTTGGCTCATTAGTGTTTCAACGACTCTAACTGTATCATGAGCAAATATGAGAGATTTAACTTTCCCCTTGATTAAAGCCATCAAATTGTCACATAACTCTTCTCTTTGTGATCCTGTGCAATCTCCCTTTCGGAGTTCCTCCCATATATGTTTCGCTTTCACACCCAGTTGATAAGAATCATTATTTGCTTTGTGCAGTTGCcgtttcattttctgttctttcttttcaGCCTTGAATTTCTTCCAATCTGTTTTTTCTTGAGGTTGATTCTTATCAGCATCTTTTTGGGGAAACCCCTTTGAATTTCCTTTTGCAAATTTCTTGGCTGGTCTTTCTCCATCCTTAGAAAATTTTTTCACAGGTCCCTTACCACTTCCTAGTAACCTTTTCTTTGTTGGTCTCTCAGAAGAATGGTCATCTCCAAAGCCCTCTGTAATGAAATTTACCAGTAATTAGATAAGTCATGGGAAACATAAGAGCGCTTTAACATAAGGTCATAACAATTTACTCTATTTCAATATCAAATAAGCTACTTTCCCATGGCATACAAAAGAACACTAAGCCAACCTCAGGTCTTTAGCCACCTCTTCCCAACATGTCCATTACATACAGGTCCTTCTTAACTTTGTTATAATTAATAATGTAcctctttacattattatttacttttcataatattaatatacactgtataattaaatagaataagttgcataattttaacataaaaagagGAACATATGAAGGTAATTGATAATTTAGTAATTGTGAAATAATAGACACTAACAATGAAATTCATGATACAAAACAATATCAATTGATTGTATCTGTGTGAAAGGGCACTCAAACACATGGAGGAAGACTGTGATTAAGGCCCAGAGTTCCAGAACACTCATTTTACATAAACTACCCGGCATAGGTAAGTAAATATGGAAAAACTTGTTACTGTACTCTAATTTACCTAAACTAGAGAAAAACTTCTTAACTTGAACCCTGTAAATATTGTTcttttggtataatttttatggtaaatattgttcttttggtataatttttatgGTTTGTAAAGCTTGCTAATGGGACACAAAACCTGAACTGACCAAACCTCACGCGACAAGTGAACCTTGTTACTATTAGCTTCAATGAGTTTGTGACCTCTACAAGTATTGTCAACTGAGACAACACCTTCGTTTCCTGGTAATCAAGGTCAAAACTTGGATATCCAAAAACATCAATAACCAATACTGGacaatgacaaatttaaattgtatttttcatagctcaCAAAGCTGCAGTCTTAACATTAAGATAAATattctggtgccagctggaaaccggtaaaaataaaaacgtgaattgtttatgcaaggaattggtggaaTCTGGCACCTGTCATGGAGGTGAGATGAGAGGCGGCCAGCGACCTCATCTCGGCCCTGTGACATCTCAGTTTTCTTCCTGCCCATTGTTAACTGAAAGAGGGGTGACTAGAGGTGGGCAGtaaatgttaagactgcaggtttgttagctatgaaaaatacaaattaatttaaatttgtcatttgttcataagtggaacaaacctgggtctaacattaggatagactcactcttggtgggaggtaagagaatcctgaactgactggaggtttgGCACACCTGGTCATACTTCCTGAataagagaattcaaaggaaggagacctaaGCCTCTGATCTGTTAGATATATGGGAATCCAACAGCCAGATTACTGGGCTAAGTCCAATGCAAAAATTCATTGCATCAGGGCAAGTTAAAGTGCTATATct from Macrobrachium rosenbergii isolate ZJJX-2024 chromosome 51, ASM4041242v1, whole genome shotgun sequence encodes:
- the peng gene encoding pumilio homolog 3: MTLSQADSSDDAIRNFKKRKHEEHKANKASAKYPEGFGDDHSSERPTKKRLLGSGKGPVKKFSKDGERPAKKFAKGNSKGFPQKDADKNQPQEKTDWKKFKAEKKEQKMKRQLHKANNDSYQLGVKAKHIWEELRKGDCTGSQREELCDNLMALIKGKVKSLIFAHDTVRVVETLMSQGQEKHRSCLFEELKDSIVELSKSKYSKFFVLKVLMYGTKEEKNHIILALKGQVVKLMKHKTASDVVELAYNDYANAKQRSMLVQEFYGPEFRLFHDEGITCLDDALKKHPEKKENIMKDMHKYIQPVIEKGVFTNTMVHTLLRDFLTHCSKEIRAGIIESLREVLTPIIHTRDGARVAMLCLWHGTNKDRKVILKSFRTHYIKIALEKQGYMVLLAAFDCVDDTEFMRKAVLNELMEELPQLISSDSGMKVLRYLVAPRDRTFFPPCIVKVLEEGDGNETSKKDKTLRQAELQNAVRLPILRLLLAHLDHWAVNPNWTLFIGAALNTLSGSETKSIFEQLAKLFAREYIPGSEGHVLDIAYTVKMATYIIKCDKKRSEENKTTFSSILLSTAEAELPSWINCNRGCFLLVNLIETEIEDVVLKVKRIMKPHKEKLSKSEFKGAEILLTKM